In a genomic window of Capsicum annuum cultivar UCD-10X-F1 unplaced genomic scaffold, UCD10Xv1.1 ctg1489, whole genome shotgun sequence:
- the LOC124890248 gene encoding THO complex subunit 7A-like isoform X1: MLAKGRKVAGRAEMMAANYAFGPLEDDIIIKHRLLTRTTTTRGEPPLKKLQKKFTAFALEVEKEADNYGDCERLAKAFLQELNTFEIPLLKSKAVIDANVREKENFNDLKDEINGQILQAQAEIEDLKRQLEESKKERQHKEECESIRKLVAMQPPRSETQKVITELEKEIAMLGTENTASSRTLELRKKQFALLLHVYFKGLKTSQILSCYISVKGYVKISLCDLQLLEVPRLTFLTPMKSN, translated from the exons GCAAATTATGCTTTTGGCCCACTTGaagatgatataattattaagcATAGACTTCTCACTCGCACAACAACCACTAGAGGTGAACCGCCATTGAAGAAACTTCAGAAAAAGTTTACTGCTTTTGCTTTGGAGGTAGAGAAAGAAGCTGATAACTATGGTGATTGTGAAAGACTCGCCAAAGCTTTCTTGCAAGAGCTAAATACATTTGAGATTCCGCTCCTAAAGAGCAAAGCAGTCATAGATGCAAATGTTAGAGAGAAGGAGAACTTCAATGACCTAAAAGATGAGATAAATGGGCAAATTTTACAAGCTCAGGCTGAAATAGAAGATCTCAAGAGGCAACTTGAAGAAAGCAAGAAAGAGAGGCAGCACAAAGAAGAGTGTGAGTCTATCAGGAAGTTGGTTGCTATGCAGCCTCCAAGATCTGAAACTCAGAAGGTTATTACAGAGCTTGAGAAAGAGATAGCAATGTTGGGCACTGAGAATACTGCTAGTTCAAGAACATTGGAGCTTCGTAAAAAGCAATTTGCTCTTCTATTGCACGTG TATTTTAAGGGGCTTAAAACATCTCAAATCTTGAGCTGCTACATCTCTGTGAAGGGTTATGTTAAAATTAG CTTGTGCGACTTGCAATTACTAGAAGTGCCCAGGCTAACTTTTCTAACACCCATGAAAAGCAACTGA
- the LOC124890248 gene encoding THO complex subunit 7A-like isoform X3, whose translation MLAKGRKVAGRAEMMAANYAFGPLEDDIIIKHRLLTRTTTTRGEPPLKKLQKKFTAFALEVEKEADNYGDCERLAKAFLQELNTFEIPLLKSKAVIDANVREKENFNDLKDEINGQILQAQAEIEDLKRQLEESKKERQHKEECESIRKLVAMQPPRSETQKVITELEKEIAMLGTENTASSRTLELRKKQFALLLHVLVRLAITRSAQANFSNTHEKQLMCISR comes from the exons GCAAATTATGCTTTTGGCCCACTTGaagatgatataattattaagcATAGACTTCTCACTCGCACAACAACCACTAGAGGTGAACCGCCATTGAAGAAACTTCAGAAAAAGTTTACTGCTTTTGCTTTGGAGGTAGAGAAAGAAGCTGATAACTATGGTGATTGTGAAAGACTCGCCAAAGCTTTCTTGCAAGAGCTAAATACATTTGAGATTCCGCTCCTAAAGAGCAAAGCAGTCATAGATGCAAATGTTAGAGAGAAGGAGAACTTCAATGACCTAAAAGATGAGATAAATGGGCAAATTTTACAAGCTCAGGCTGAAATAGAAGATCTCAAGAGGCAACTTGAAGAAAGCAAGAAAGAGAGGCAGCACAAAGAAGAGTGTGAGTCTATCAGGAAGTTGGTTGCTATGCAGCCTCCAAGATCTGAAACTCAGAAGGTTATTACAGAGCTTGAGAAAGAGATAGCAATGTTGGGCACTGAGAATACTGCTAGTTCAAGAACATTGGAGCTTCGTAAAAAGCAATTTGCTCTTCTATTGCACGTG CTTGTGCGACTTGCAATTACTAGAAGTGCCCAGGCTAACTTTTCTAACACCCATGAAAAGCAACTGATGTGTATAAGCAGATGA
- the LOC124890248 gene encoding THO complex subunit 7A-like isoform X2: MLAKGRKVAGRAEMMAANYAFGPLEDDIIIKHRLLTRTTTTRGEPPLKKLQKKFTAFALEVEKEADNYGDCERLAKAFLQELNTFEIPLLKSKAVIDANVREKENFNDLKDEINGQILQAQAEIEDLKRQLEESKKERQHKEECESIRKLVAMQPPRSETQKVITELEKEIAMLGTENTASSRTLELRKKQFALLLHVVDELQNTIEEEQRSLVEESRNAVDDHNKSGVEDATGVPEAMAVD; encoded by the exons GCAAATTATGCTTTTGGCCCACTTGaagatgatataattattaagcATAGACTTCTCACTCGCACAACAACCACTAGAGGTGAACCGCCATTGAAGAAACTTCAGAAAAAGTTTACTGCTTTTGCTTTGGAGGTAGAGAAAGAAGCTGATAACTATGGTGATTGTGAAAGACTCGCCAAAGCTTTCTTGCAAGAGCTAAATACATTTGAGATTCCGCTCCTAAAGAGCAAAGCAGTCATAGATGCAAATGTTAGAGAGAAGGAGAACTTCAATGACCTAAAAGATGAGATAAATGGGCAAATTTTACAAGCTCAGGCTGAAATAGAAGATCTCAAGAGGCAACTTGAAGAAAGCAAGAAAGAGAGGCAGCACAAAGAAGAGTGTGAGTCTATCAGGAAGTTGGTTGCTATGCAGCCTCCAAGATCTGAAACTCAGAAGGTTATTACAGAGCTTGAGAAAGAGATAGCAATGTTGGGCACTGAGAATACTGCTAGTTCAAGAACATTGGAGCTTCGTAAAAAGCAATTTGCTCTTCTATTGCACGTG GTTGACGAGTTGCAGAACACAATAGAGGAAGAACAGAGAAGCTTGGTGGAAGAGTCGAGGAATGCAGTTGATGATCATAATAAGAGTGGGGTGGAGGATGCTACTGGGGTTCCTGAAGCAATGGCTGTGGATTAG